Proteins from a genomic interval of Magnetovibrio sp. PR-2:
- a CDS encoding regulatory protein RecX has protein sequence MDERKAPAKKPKQKIPRKISPERLAGIALHYLERYASSSENLKRVLERRVYTSIRHHGEPDQETAAQWIDDLIVRYQEAGLLNDLAYAEVRARSLMNRGVAGRSIRMKLLEKGVDPDTIDQALEALTEEAPDPELHAAIKLARRRRLGPFADPDKREANSEKHLAAMARSGFSYDMAKRVIECDDKDELEELL, from the coding sequence ATGGATGAACGCAAAGCCCCCGCAAAAAAGCCCAAACAAAAGATCCCGCGCAAGATCTCGCCGGAGCGTCTGGCGGGCATTGCTTTGCATTATCTGGAACGCTACGCGTCGAGCTCTGAAAACCTCAAGCGTGTCTTGGAGCGGCGTGTCTACACATCCATCCGCCACCACGGCGAACCCGACCAAGAGACTGCAGCCCAGTGGATCGACGATCTCATCGTGCGCTATCAAGAGGCTGGATTGCTCAACGATTTGGCCTACGCCGAAGTGCGCGCACGGTCTCTCATGAACCGTGGCGTGGCCGGGCGCTCGATCCGCATGAAGCTGCTTGAAAAAGGCGTGGACCCCGACACCATCGACCAAGCGCTCGAAGCGCTCACTGAAGAAGCCCCGGACCCGGAACTCCACGCCGCCATCAAGCTCGCGCGGCGCCGTCGCTTAGGTCCCTTCGCAGACCCAGACAAACGCGAAGCCAACTCAGAAAAGCACTTGGCCGCCATGGCGCGCTCGGGCTTTAGCTACGACATGGCGAAACGCGTGATCGAGTGCGACGACAAGGACGAGTTGGAAGAGCTTTTATAA
- a CDS encoding ABC transporter permease yields the protein MQQQVTISNWLGVYTLYMREVRRFVKVYTQTIVGPVVTTLLFLAVFSLALGRAVTEVHGVPFLEFLAPGLIMMAIVQNAFANTSSSMMISKVQGNIVDTLMPPLNAHELTFGIAMGGMTRGIAVGLATAFVLSIWVPLEIANVGLIVFHAVAASLMLSLLGVIGGIWSEKFDHIAAVTNFIITPLSFLSGTFYSIERLPEIAKTIALLNPFFYMIDGFRAGFIGHSDANVLVGMAVVAGMDVVLWIVCWKMFDSGYKLKP from the coding sequence ATGCAACAGCAAGTCACCATTTCCAATTGGCTCGGCGTTTATACCTTGTATATGCGCGAAGTTCGTCGCTTCGTGAAGGTCTACACCCAGACCATTGTCGGCCCGGTGGTGACCACGTTGCTGTTCTTGGCGGTGTTTTCGCTGGCCTTGGGCCGGGCGGTTACGGAAGTCCACGGAGTTCCGTTTTTGGAATTTCTCGCCCCGGGTCTGATTATGATGGCCATCGTGCAAAACGCGTTTGCCAACACGTCGAGCTCCATGATGATTTCCAAGGTTCAGGGCAACATCGTCGACACCTTAATGCCGCCGCTGAACGCGCATGAACTCACGTTTGGTATTGCCATGGGTGGAATGACCCGCGGGATTGCCGTGGGGCTTGCTACGGCTTTTGTGTTGTCCATCTGGGTGCCGCTGGAAATTGCCAACGTCGGCTTGATCGTGTTTCACGCCGTGGCGGCTTCATTGATGCTGTCGCTTTTGGGCGTGATCGGTGGCATTTGGTCGGAAAAATTCGACCACATCGCGGCGGTCACCAACTTTATCATCACGCCCTTGTCGTTTTTGTCAGGCACGTTTTATTCCATCGAACGTTTGCCCGAAATTGCCAAGACCATCGCGTTGCTCAATCCGTTTTTCTACATGATCGACGGTTTTCGCGCGGGCTTCATCGGCCACAGCGACGCCAACGTCTTGGTCGGCATGGCCGTGGTCGCGGGCATGGATGTGGTGCTGTGGATCGTGTGCTGGAAAATGTTCGACAGCGGCTACAAGCTGAAGCCTTAA